A window from Dehalobacter sp. DCA encodes these proteins:
- a CDS encoding aldo/keto reductase yields MDYLGKNIRKLGFGLMRLPMIEKEIDLEQTKEMVDLFMTKGFTYFDTAYGYINGKSEEAIKTALVDRYPRESFQLATKLPAWAAATAAEAKEMLHTSLRRTGAGYFDYYLMHNVSESRKKVFDDFGIWDYMLELKEKGLARHIGFSYHDKADLLDRILTEHPETEFVQLQINYADWESESVQSRQCYEVALKHNKPIIVMEPVKGGVLANPADSVRKIFEEADPKASLASWAIRFAASLDKVITVLSGMSTTQQMKDNLFYMEDFRPLSPEETAVIVRAREALRAIPSIPCTSCAYCVKGCPQQIHIPVFLDALNRNMIFGDLQGAKRTYQIALMLGSTKPSACIACSNCEDVCPQQIHIIDTLKDAAALSE; encoded by the coding sequence ATGGACTATTTAGGCAAAAATATACGGAAGCTCGGTTTTGGACTGATGAGGCTTCCGATGATCGAAAAAGAAATTGACCTTGAGCAGACCAAAGAAATGGTTGATCTGTTCATGACCAAGGGTTTCACTTACTTTGATACGGCGTACGGCTACATCAACGGGAAATCGGAAGAGGCCATAAAAACAGCCCTTGTTGACCGCTATCCCCGCGAAAGCTTTCAGCTTGCTACTAAGCTTCCGGCCTGGGCGGCTGCCACTGCCGCAGAGGCCAAAGAGATGCTCCATACCTCGCTTAGGCGCACAGGAGCCGGATATTTTGATTACTATCTGATGCATAATGTGAGTGAAAGCCGCAAGAAGGTCTTTGACGACTTCGGTATCTGGGATTATATGCTGGAGCTGAAAGAGAAGGGACTTGCCCGTCATATTGGTTTTTCCTACCATGACAAGGCTGATTTACTCGATCGCATCCTGACTGAACACCCGGAGACAGAATTTGTTCAACTCCAGATCAACTATGCCGATTGGGAGAGCGAATCCGTCCAGTCGCGCCAATGCTATGAAGTGGCACTTAAGCATAACAAACCGATCATTGTCATGGAGCCTGTCAAGGGCGGCGTACTGGCCAACCCAGCCGACAGTGTCCGGAAAATATTTGAAGAAGCCGATCCTAAGGCCTCTTTGGCATCTTGGGCCATTCGCTTTGCCGCTTCTTTGGACAAGGTCATCACTGTGCTAAGCGGGATGTCTACCACCCAGCAGATGAAAGACAATCTTTTCTATATGGAGGATTTCCGGCCTTTGAGTCCGGAAGAAACGGCCGTGATCGTACGGGCACGGGAGGCTCTCCGTGCGATTCCCTCTATTCCTTGTACCTCGTGTGCGTATTGCGTTAAAGGATGCCCGCAGCAAATTCACATACCGGTTTTTTTAGATGCCTTGAACCGGAATATGATCTTCGGTGATTTACAAGGTGCCAAAAGGACTTATCAAATTGCCTTGATGCTGGGCAGCACAAAGCCTTCCGCGTGTATTGCCTGCAGCAACTGTGAAGACGTCTGTCCTCAGCAAATCCATATTATTGACACGTTAAAGGATGCTGCAGCTCTCTCGGAATAG
- a CDS encoding MerR family transcriptional regulator yields MYKISEFSKITNITVKALRYYDDQDILKPSYRAENSYRYYDNHDFSRARLIVLLRDLSFSISEIKDILAHCESPDDLSYYLAEKQDMLAEQIRKEKELIKKMNLYLEPKEMEAGSMNYNIETKEFEEMTVAAIRYKGRYSDVGKYIGIIYKEARGKTFGEPFCCYYDEDFKEEADIELCVPVKGPVAGPNICCKKLPKIKAICTTHVGSYENLSFAYKAVLDYASEHSLEYKLPSREIYHKGPGMIFRGNPNKYVTEIVMPIE; encoded by the coding sequence GTGTATAAAATCAGTGAGTTCTCCAAGATCACCAATATAACAGTTAAGGCCTTGCGGTATTATGATGACCAAGATATTTTGAAACCGTCTTACCGTGCGGAAAATTCCTATCGCTATTATGATAACCATGATTTTAGCCGGGCAAGGCTGATTGTTTTATTGCGTGATCTAAGTTTTTCTATTTCAGAAATTAAGGACATCCTAGCCCATTGTGAAAGTCCGGATGATCTATCCTACTATTTAGCTGAAAAACAAGATATGCTCGCGGAACAGATTAGGAAAGAGAAAGAGCTGATTAAAAAGATGAACCTCTACCTTGAACCCAAAGAAATGGAGGCAGGGAGTATGAACTACAACATTGAAACGAAAGAATTTGAGGAAATGACAGTCGCCGCAATCCGGTATAAAGGCAGGTACAGTGACGTCGGGAAGTACATTGGGATCATTTATAAAGAAGCAAGAGGAAAGACTTTCGGAGAACCATTTTGCTGCTATTACGATGAGGATTTCAAAGAAGAAGCGGATATCGAGCTTTGCGTTCCGGTCAAAGGACCGGTGGCCGGACCGAATATATGCTGCAAAAAGTTACCGAAGATCAAAGCAATCTGCACAACGCATGTCGGCAGTTATGAAAATTTGAGTTTCGCCTATAAAGCTGTGCTAGATTATGCCAGCGAGCATAGCCTGGAGTATAAGCTGCCTTCCAGGGAGATTTATCATAAAGGTCCCGGGATGATTTTCAGGGGGAACCCCAATAAGTATGTTACGGAAATTGTCATGCCCATCGAATAG
- a CDS encoding RDD family protein encodes MDIDNMTNSGDQTVESSNTVESVNVVDLRIVGFWTRFWAFIIDLAVIAMSSQIFFRVIWPAGLETTTIKSFFLINALFPGIWGSIYFVLLTMYFGQTLGKMIMGIKVVSKDGSPLSWSAVTMREVVGRTLAQLLGTYLGYLICAFHPRKQALTDIIGDTYVVYAGDKKRGKWVQIPVALSANAE; translated from the coding sequence ATGGATATTGATAATATGACAAACAGCGGTGATCAGACAGTGGAAAGTTCAAATACAGTGGAAAGTGTCAATGTTGTAGATTTAAGAATCGTTGGTTTTTGGACCCGATTCTGGGCCTTTATCATTGATCTGGCAGTCATTGCGATGAGCAGTCAGATATTTTTCCGGGTCATATGGCCGGCAGGTCTTGAAACGACAACCATCAAATCATTTTTTCTAATCAATGCACTCTTTCCAGGCATCTGGGGAAGTATATATTTCGTTTTGCTGACGATGTATTTCGGACAAACACTCGGGAAAATGATCATGGGAATAAAAGTTGTAAGCAAAGATGGCAGCCCGCTCAGTTGGTCTGCAGTCACCATGCGGGAAGTCGTCGGGAGAACACTGGCACAGCTGCTCGGCACCTATCTGGGTTATTTGATTTGCGCGTTTCATCCCCGGAAACAGGCCTTGACTGATATCATCGGCGATACCTATGTTGTTTATGCAGGGGATAAAAAGAGGGGCAAATGGGTTCAGATCCCGGTAGCACTGAGTGCCAATGCGGAATGA
- a CDS encoding cell wall-binding repeat-containing protein → MLCFLFFTGWMTSAANADTTQIDRIYGSDRYATAAAISQKGWESSEYAVLARGDDFADALCAGPLAAKYHAPILLTESQSLNADARSEIQRLGVKRVFITGGTSSISAEIETTLREAGVIEIVRLAGKDRYETSVKIAEALNSNKMILATGKNYPDALSIAVVAAQAEIPILLAGKDRLPQSVKEYVQRQTTQQAYIVGGTGVISEGVAQQVPGAFRLAGSDRYATNVAVLEHFSGQLDLSRLFVAVGEGPKGTEFADALTGAVLAAKSSSPLILVRDTLPEVTQKYLKGKITPFTVVTGLGGENAVRSSVLQRIINLANTNDGKLSVSPASTIAGATKNIYLVYLPGENMNNGTVEFFLPDRYLAIAGQDKITINGTMNSLTSEQISDAGRRVKISGLNVTTGQKIILTLNDKSVQDVGNYSFKVIADADGSGILRPSSGSLTESRTLPVRFPSLKVGIQLLSYNRPTTPLSPKGFVIHSTADPGATAQKIVQYFNYPNRYSSTHYVADWTETVQMIQEDEMAWHAAQTANQRYLSVEMCEPEGNQPEQFKKVWDQTVLLVADACIRYGWDPQEDIFSHMDISYAYRETDHIDPIPFLKKYNKTWQDLLKAIQAKMVELQTN, encoded by the coding sequence CTCTCTGCGCGGGACCACTGGCGGCGAAGTATCATGCTCCGATCCTACTGACTGAGTCTCAATCCCTGAATGCTGATGCACGGAGTGAGATTCAACGGCTTGGTGTCAAGCGCGTATTTATTACAGGCGGGACTTCGAGCATCTCTGCGGAGATTGAGACAACGTTGCGTGAAGCCGGTGTGATCGAGATTGTTCGTCTCGCCGGTAAAGACCGTTATGAGACCTCGGTAAAGATTGCCGAAGCGTTAAACAGCAATAAGATGATTCTGGCGACAGGGAAGAATTATCCGGATGCACTCTCCATTGCGGTGGTGGCAGCTCAAGCGGAAATACCGATCTTACTCGCCGGTAAAGACAGGCTGCCGCAAAGCGTTAAGGAATATGTGCAAAGACAGACCACTCAGCAAGCCTATATTGTTGGAGGTACAGGCGTAATCAGCGAGGGGGTAGCCCAACAAGTGCCGGGAGCTTTCCGGTTAGCTGGTTCTGACCGTTATGCCACCAATGTAGCAGTTTTAGAGCACTTTTCCGGCCAATTGGACCTTTCCCGCTTGTTTGTCGCGGTGGGTGAGGGGCCCAAAGGAACAGAGTTCGCCGATGCTTTAACCGGTGCTGTACTGGCGGCTAAGTCATCATCCCCGCTTATTCTCGTGCGTGACACCCTGCCGGAGGTTACGCAAAAATATCTCAAAGGGAAGATCACACCTTTTACGGTTGTGACGGGACTTGGAGGAGAGAATGCAGTTAGATCTTCGGTACTGCAGCGGATCATTAATTTAGCCAATACCAACGATGGCAAACTTTCAGTATCTCCGGCGAGTACAATCGCGGGAGCCACCAAGAATATTTACCTGGTCTATCTTCCTGGGGAGAACATGAACAACGGAACCGTGGAGTTCTTCCTTCCGGATAGGTACTTGGCAATAGCCGGACAGGATAAAATCACGATAAACGGAACCATGAATTCATTGACCTCTGAACAGATTTCCGATGCTGGACGAAGGGTCAAGATATCGGGACTGAACGTTACGACCGGTCAAAAAATAATCCTGACACTCAATGACAAAAGCGTTCAGGACGTTGGCAACTACAGTTTTAAGGTGATCGCGGATGCAGATGGCTCAGGGATTCTCAGACCAAGCTCAGGAAGTCTTACGGAGTCAAGGACGCTTCCGGTTCGTTTCCCGAGTCTTAAAGTGGGGATACAGCTGCTCTCTTACAACCGGCCGACTACGCCTTTATCCCCAAAAGGATTTGTCATTCATTCCACAGCGGATCCTGGGGCCACCGCGCAGAAAATAGTTCAATATTTTAATTACCCCAACCGTTATTCCTCTACCCATTATGTTGCGGATTGGACTGAAACCGTGCAAATGATTCAGGAAGACGAGATGGCCTGGCATGCTGCTCAAACAGCCAACCAAAGGTACCTTTCCGTAGAAATGTGTGAACCGGAAGGGAATCAGCCCGAGCAATTTAAAAAAGTCTGGGATCAGACCGTTCTTTTGGTTGCAGATGCTTGTATCCGATATGGTTGGGACCCCCAAGAAGATATCTTCAGTCATATGGATATCTCTTATGCCTATCGGGAAACAGATCATATTGATCCAATCCCGTTCCTTAAAAAATATAACAAGACCTGGCAGGATTTATTGAAGGCAATTCAAGCGAAGATGGTTGAACTGCAAACGAATTAA
- the sppA gene encoding signal peptide peptidase SppA: protein MNKKRWISIAVIVVLLVIYVQTDVISGGTNMGKLEKSLLPSEPSFTTGTYQEGTGKTIALINVNGTIQSGTDSLSSTDTYNHQIFLQEIEDAFTNPEIQAVVLAVDSPGGGVYESDEIYQKLISLKERYPKPLVVSMGTLAASGGYFISMPADEILATRDTLTGSIGVIMSTYNYSELAKKLGVEEIVFKSGKNKDIMNPMREATEEEKQIMQGIIDEYYGYFVDAVAKGRKMDRQAVIKVADGRVYTATQAKSLGLIDQIGDLDGAIAEAAKMINESDPTVIQYQNETLFNLNRLFSMVSPQLDFLGIKQNLQDSAAPTVMYLYR from the coding sequence ATGAATAAAAAACGCTGGATTTCTATCGCGGTTATCGTTGTTTTGCTGGTGATATACGTACAGACAGATGTTATTTCCGGAGGAACAAACATGGGAAAATTGGAAAAATCCCTGTTGCCTTCGGAGCCCTCATTCACCACGGGGACTTATCAGGAAGGAACCGGTAAAACGATTGCTCTGATCAACGTCAACGGAACCATTCAGTCGGGGACTGATTCATTGTCATCCACCGATACCTATAATCACCAGATATTTTTACAGGAAATCGAAGATGCCTTTACCAATCCTGAGATTCAGGCGGTTGTCCTGGCAGTTGATTCGCCCGGCGGCGGTGTGTATGAAAGTGATGAGATTTATCAGAAATTAATCAGTTTAAAAGAAAGATACCCCAAACCTTTGGTTGTTTCCATGGGTACATTGGCAGCCTCAGGTGGTTACTTTATTTCGATGCCTGCGGATGAAATTTTGGCGACTCGGGATACGCTGACCGGATCCATCGGCGTCATTATGAGCACGTATAATTACAGTGAGCTGGCAAAAAAATTGGGTGTTGAGGAAATTGTTTTCAAAAGCGGTAAAAACAAAGACATCATGAATCCGATGCGTGAAGCGACGGAGGAAGAAAAGCAGATCATGCAGGGAATCATTGATGAGTATTATGGCTATTTTGTCGATGCAGTGGCTAAAGGAAGAAAAATGGACCGTCAGGCTGTCATCAAAGTTGCGGATGGAAGGGTTTATACAGCGACGCAGGCCAAATCGCTGGGCCTCATTGATCAGATCGGCGATCTGGATGGAGCGATTGCCGAAGCAGCAAAAATGATTAACGAAAGTGATCCCACCGTTATCCAATATCAAAATGAAACGCTGTTTAATTTGAATCGGCTCTTCTCCATGGTGTCGCCCCAACTTGATTTCTTGGGGATCAAACAGAATTTGCAGGACAGCGCGGCCCCTACCGTGATGTACCTGTATCGCTAA